One window of Trifolium pratense cultivar HEN17-A07 linkage group LG5, ARS_RC_1.1, whole genome shotgun sequence genomic DNA carries:
- the LOC123885212 gene encoding uncharacterized protein LOC123885212 produces MFDIFPLRGFLVSNLNYIKVNYFDPYTVIQSTVFSASLSLSLSKNPFFHTKKPLSPISLTIFSPTTKPNQPNPTGHNNSQMASFISKSRTLIPNYMSITLRHRSSRAATKGQLFEIDTSSTTSLSTEGEHEMTLKLFDELIHRILVKKSTPDWLPFVPGSSFWVPPRPTPSNVVHLVHKITDAENQLPFSNDESLSFSSVRGWPSSNYFIKGNAHGGDSGVELNFPEGMEGPVKVKVFTFPENLASSEEEEG; encoded by the exons aTGTTCGATATTTTTCCTTTACGGGGCTTCCTAGTTTCTAACCTTAATTATATAAAGGTAAATTATTTTGATCCGTACACCGTAATCCAATCCACAGTTTTCTCcgcatctctctctctctctctctctaaaaatCCCTTTTTCCACACTAAAAAGCCTCTCTCTCCCATCTCTCTCACCATTTTCTCTCCCAccaccaaaccaaaccaacccAACCCAACCGGCCACAACAATTCCCAAATGGCCAGTTTCATCTCAAAATCCAGAACCCTAATTCCCAATTACATGTCAATAACCCTCCGTCATAGATCCTCACGCGCCGCCACAAAAGGACAATTATTCGAAATTGATACATCTTCAACAACATCATTATCAACGGAGGGTGAACATGAGATGACACTGAAGCTGTTTGATGAATTGATCCATCgaattttggttaaaaaatcAACACCTGATTGGTTACCTTTTGTTCCTGGATCTTCTTTTTGGGTTCCACCTAGACCTACTCCTTCTAATGTTGTTCATTTGGTTCATAAGATTACTGATGCTGAAAATCAATTACCTTTTTCTAATGATgaatctctttctttttcttctgtTCGTGGTTGGCCTTCTTCCAATTACTTCATAAAag GGAATGCTCATGGTGGGGATAGTGGTGTGGAGTTGAATTTCCCAGAAGGGATGGAGGGGCCAGTGAAAGTGAAGGTTTTCACATTTCCAGAAAATTTAGCTTCTTCCGAAGAGGAAGAAGGGTGA